ACCGTCATATAAAATATCGTTAACCGCCGGCGGGCAGCCTGCGCCGAATGCGGCGTTATTCCGGCGTCATTAATCGCGAAAAGATTTATCCTCGCGCCGTTTATACCGATAGCTAAAAGAGAGCAGGTAATAAATAAAAAGCCCTAAAAGGAGAATAATATGGCAACGCTATCTTCCCTTGGCATCGGTTCCGGACTGGATACGGCCTCTATGCTGACGCAGATGAAGGCGGCCGAGCAAAGCCGCCTGAATCCCTACACCACCTTAAAAAGCAGCTACGAAAACAAAATCTCCGCCTGGGGAAAGATCTCCAGCGCGCTTTCCAGCCTGCAAACCACAGTGAAAAAGCTCAACGGCGAGGCTTTCAATACGCTCACGATAAGCGACAACAAAGCCTTTAAGGCCACCGCCACCCCGGAGGCGGCGGCCGATTCCCACAGCGTCACCGTGAAGCAGCTGGCGGTTTCCCACAAGCTGAAAACCACCGGCTACCCGAGCGCGGATGATCGTCTCGGCGATAAGAGCGGCGGCAAACGTACCCTGACCATTACCCAGGCCAACGGCAAAGAGATCAGCGTGTCGCTAAAAGACGATGAAACGTCGCTGAATCAGATAGCAAAAGCGATCAATAAGCAGGAGGGCGATGTACGCGCCTCGGTGCAGCGATCCGATGAGGGTTATCAGCTGGTGCTGAGTTCGCGCACCGCCGGCACCGAAGGGGAGATGTCAGTGCGCGTCACCGGTGACGATGAGTTGGGCAAGGTGCTGAACACCGCTGAAGGCGGGCAGCGTCCCGACCCGAATCATCCCGGCGCCGTGATCGGTGCGAATGACCGTATGGTTTCCGTAGCGGCAGCGCAGGATGCGCAGCTGACGGTGGATGGCATCAGCTATACCCGCTCCGGTAACAGCATCTCCGATATCATCACCGGCGTTACCCTCAACCTGACGGGCGTTTCTGAAAACGGCGCGTCGGAGCAGCTGACGCTGAACGTCGATAACTCGGCGATTAAAACCACGCTGCAGGAGTTCGTGAAACAATACAACGCGCTGCTGTCGCAAACCTCCTCCGCCAGCAAATATGTGCCGAACGAGACTTCCGGCCTGACGGACGCCGACGTCGCCAAACCCAACGCGGAAAATGGCGCGCTGATGGGCGACGGCACGCTGCGCGGCTTGGTGAGCGAACTGCGTTCGGCGGTGAATGGCGTCTACGGCGAGCGCGGCGCCGATGTCAGCGCCCTTAATTCGCTCGGCATCAACATCGACCCCGCCAGCGGCCAGATGACGCTGGATGAAGAGAAGCTCGATAAGGCGATCGCCGATTTCCCGGAGCAGATCGGCACGCTGTTTAAAGGCAATAACGAACTGGACGGCCTCGCCACCGGCCTGAGCGAGATCGTCACCAAATACCTCGGCGATAAAGAGAACAAAAAAGAGGGCGTCATCAAGGGGATGACCGATACGCTGGATGAGCAGGTTAAACTGGTTAAAGAGCAGATAGACAAGACGCAGAAGCTGATCGATGCGCAGGTAGAGCGCTACCGCGTCCAGTTCCAGAATCTGGACAGCACCATGTCGCAGCTTAATAACCTGAGCAATCAGCTCACTGCGGTATTGTCCACCTTGTAATTTCCCGTAACGGTGAGAATAAGCAGGCGCATGTTCCTGCTTATTCTTTATGGAGAGCATCATGTACGCAAAACAGGGAACCCGCGCCTACGCCCAGGTCGATCTTCACAGCAGGCTGGCCGGTGCCACTCCGCATCAGCTGATCGCCATGCTGTTTGAGGGCGCGCATAGCGCCATTGTTCGCGCGCGGCTCTATTTCGAAAACGGCAATATCGCCAAACGCGGCGAAATGATCTCTAAGGCGATCAATATTATTGATAACGGGCTGCGGTCGGCGCTGGATCATGAAAAGGGCAAAGAGATTGCCCGCGATCTCGACGCGCTTTACCGCTATATGTCACGCACCCTGTTACAGGCGAATTTAAATAACGATCCCGCATCGTTAGCGCATGTTGATGAGATATTAATGACCATCGCTGAAACATGGAAAGAAATCGAACCACGTTAAACACGGGCATGTTATGAATAAATCGCTAAATAAAGACTACACCGCTCTTTATCAAATAAACCAGGCCATGTTGATGATGGCCAGAGAGGGCGAATGGGAGGGTTTCGTCACGCTGGCGGCAGATTACATCATTAATTTAGGCGTCGCGCTGGAGCAGATCCCGGAAACGCTTTCCGATGAAGAGAGGGCGGCGTTCGGCAGCCTGTTAATGACGCTGCAGAGCAACGAAGCGGAAATCAGCCGCGCGCTGGAAGCGCGGCTCGATTTGTTAAAAAAAGGTATGACCTCGCTGCGTCATGGAAAAAAATGCAGCCAGGCCTACTCCAGCCAGGTTATTTCGCCGTTCCGGTAACGGCGCCAACGCTTAACCGATCGGCCCGCCCCGCCCGTTATTCTCTTCGCCGATGCGCCGGTAGCGCTTTATCCGATCGGTTCTCACCAGCGATAGTTTACCGTCACCTGGCTACTGACTACCTGCACCGGCGGGCTGAGCGGCCCGAACGCATTGACCGCATAGACAAAGCGCAGCGTCTCGCCGGGCGCGAAAGGCAGCGGCGCCGCCTGCTGTCCCGCCAGCCGATGCAGACGGAGACAGGCACTGACGCCGCACAGCTTGATCGTCAGCCCTGGCGGCGCGGGCGCAAGCAGCGTGATGCGCCAGTCGATGCGTCTGATTGCCGCGTTGGGCGGCAGCGGCGCGGCAGGGCGCAGCGGCGGCCCGGCATAGCTCTGCTGGCCCGCGCTCAGCTGCGGTCCGCCGACCTTGCCGCTCCAGGCGCCGTGTGCGCCCGGCGCCGTCAGCGGGACGCCGGTCAGTAGCGCGGCGATCAGCATCCTCTTCACCCTTGTCCCCCAATCACACAGGTCATACGCACGGTGCGGCTGTGGTTCAGCTCCAGATTGGAGATCACCGCCAGCTGCGGGAAAACGCGGCGCAGAAAGCGGGAGAGCATCAGCCGCAGCGGCTGGTTTACCAGCAACACCGGCGGCGCGTCGAACGCCTCCTGCTGCTGAATCGCTTTTTCCGTCTGGGCGATCAGCGTTTCCGCAATCCCCGGCTCGATGGCGCTGCCGTTCTGAATCGCCTGAATCAACAGCCGCTCCAGATCGACATCCAGGCCGATCACCTGAATCTCCGGGCGGCTCTGGAACCACTGCTGCGTAATGGCGCGCCCCAGGCGAATGCGCACCTGGGCCGTCAGCTCGTCGGCATCGCTCTGCGCCGGCGCGAACTCGGCCAGCGTATCGATAATGGTGCGCATATCGCGGATGGACACCCGCTCCGCCAGCAGGTTTTGCAGCACTTTATGAAACGTGGTGAGCGAGATAACCGCGGGAATAAAATCGTCGACCAGCTTCGGCATCTCTTTGCTGACCTGATCCAGCAGCAGCTGCGTCTCCTGGCGGCTGAACAGTTCATCGGTATGCAGGCCGATCAGGTGGTTGAGATGGGTCGCCACTACCGAGCTGGGATCGACCACGGTATAGCCCTGAATCGCCGCCTGCTCACGCAGCACATCGTCAATCCAGATTGCCGGCAGGCCGAACGCGGGCTCCTGACAGGGCTGGCCCGCCAGCTCCCCCTCCGCGCAGCCGGGATCGATCGCCATCCAGCGCTCCGGCTGGATCTCGCCACGGCCAATCTCTACCCCTTTCAACAGGATGCGGTAGTCGCCGGGCGCCAGATCAAGGTTGTCGCGGATATGCACCGGCGGCGGCAGAAAGCCCATATCCTGGGAGAATTTTTTTCGAATGCCGCGAATGCGCGCCAGCAGCTGGCCATCCTGCGCGCTGTCTACCAGCGGGATCAACCGATAGCCCACCTCCAGCCCCAGCACATCCTCCAGCTGAATATCGGACCAGGAGGCCTCCACCGCCTGTGCCGCTTCCGCTTTGGCTTTCGCCGCCTCGCGGTCAGCCTTGCCGCTCACCGGGCCACCGGGAAGCGCGGCCTGCATCTCGCGGCCGCGCAGCCACCAGGCGCCGCCGAGCAGGGCGGCGGTAAACAGCAGGAACACCAGGTTCGGCATGCCGGGGATCATGCCGAGCAGACCGATAACGCCCGCCGCCAGCAGCATCACGCGCGGGTTATTCAGCAGCTGGCTGACCATCTGCTCGCCGACATCCTGCTCGGTAGAGACGCGGGTGACGATCACCCCGGCGGCAGTAGAGATAATCAGCGCCGGGATCTGCGCCACCAGCCCGTCGCCGATGGTCAGCAGCGTGTAGGCTTCGC
This DNA window, taken from Mixta gaviniae, encodes the following:
- the flhA gene encoding flagellar biosynthesis protein FlhA — its product is MSNFASKLRLPQMKDTQWQILAGPVLIMLILAMMVLPLPAFLLDLLFTFNIVLSLMILMVAMFTQKTLEFSAFPTVLLFSTLLRLALNIASTRVILLEGHTGAGAAGKVVEAFGHFLVGGNFAIGIVVFAILIIINFMVITKGAGRIAEVGARFVLDGMPGKQMAIDADLNAGLIGEEEAKRRRNEVTQESDFYGSMDGASKFVRGDAIAGLLIMAINIIGGLMIGMLQHNMSFAEAGEAYTLLTIGDGLVAQIPALIISTAAGVIVTRVSTEQDVGEQMVSQLLNNPRVMLLAAGVIGLLGMIPGMPNLVFLLFTAALLGGAWWLRGREMQAALPGGPVSGKADREAAKAKAEAAQAVEASWSDIQLEDVLGLEVGYRLIPLVDSAQDGQLLARIRGIRKKFSQDMGFLPPPVHIRDNLDLAPGDYRILLKGVEIGRGEIQPERWMAIDPGCAEGELAGQPCQEPAFGLPAIWIDDVLREQAAIQGYTVVDPSSVVATHLNHLIGLHTDELFSRQETQLLLDQVSKEMPKLVDDFIPAVISLTTFHKVLQNLLAERVSIRDMRTIIDTLAEFAPAQSDADELTAQVRIRLGRAITQQWFQSRPEIQVIGLDVDLERLLIQAIQNGSAIEPGIAETLIAQTEKAIQQQEAFDAPPVLLVNQPLRLMLSRFLRRVFPQLAVISNLELNHSRTVRMTCVIGGQG
- the fliS gene encoding flagellar export chaperone FliS; this encodes MYAKQGTRAYAQVDLHSRLAGATPHQLIAMLFEGAHSAIVRARLYFENGNIAKRGEMISKAINIIDNGLRSALDHEKGKEIARDLDALYRYMSRTLLQANLNNDPASLAHVDEILMTIAETWKEIEPR
- the fliD gene encoding flagellar filament capping protein FliD, whose translation is MATLSSLGIGSGLDTASMLTQMKAAEQSRLNPYTTLKSSYENKISAWGKISSALSSLQTTVKKLNGEAFNTLTISDNKAFKATATPEAAADSHSVTVKQLAVSHKLKTTGYPSADDRLGDKSGGKRTLTITQANGKEISVSLKDDETSLNQIAKAINKQEGDVRASVQRSDEGYQLVLSSRTAGTEGEMSVRVTGDDELGKVLNTAEGGQRPDPNHPGAVIGANDRMVSVAAAQDAQLTVDGISYTRSGNSISDIITGVTLNLTGVSENGASEQLTLNVDNSAIKTTLQEFVKQYNALLSQTSSASKYVPNETSGLTDADVAKPNAENGALMGDGTLRGLVSELRSAVNGVYGERGADVSALNSLGINIDPASGQMTLDEEKLDKAIADFPEQIGTLFKGNNELDGLATGLSEIVTKYLGDKENKKEGVIKGMTDTLDEQVKLVKEQIDKTQKLIDAQVERYRVQFQNLDSTMSQLNNLSNQLTAVLSTL
- a CDS encoding flagellar protein FliT, with product MNKSLNKDYTALYQINQAMLMMAREGEWEGFVTLAADYIINLGVALEQIPETLSDEERAAFGSLLMTLQSNEAEISRALEARLDLLKKGMTSLRHGKKCSQAYSSQVISPFR
- a CDS encoding flagellar protein FlhE — protein: MLIAALLTGVPLTAPGAHGAWSGKVGGPQLSAGQQSYAGPPLRPAAPLPPNAAIRRIDWRITLLAPAPPGLTIKLCGVSACLRLHRLAGQQAAPLPFAPGETLRFVYAVNAFGPLSPPVQVVSSQVTVNYRW